The Maniola hyperantus chromosome 24, iAphHyp1.2, whole genome shotgun sequence genome contains the following window.
ctaacttatgctcgcgacttcgtccgagtggactacacaaatttcaaacccgtaatttagaaattatggtgAAATAAACAAACTCACATactgaaccctgaaaacattaggaACATCCTGTTTTTGGGCAGTTtatcaaaatgtatttttttgacattgcattctaaactagcttatgctcgcgacttcgtccgcgtggactacacaaatttcaaactcctaattcaacccctaaaaccccttaggggtcgaattttcaaaaatcctttcttaggggatgcctacgtcataataaaacagatttttatttattttttaggcatcatagtttttgaattatcttgcaaaatgtcggaaaaatatgactgtacgggaccctcgttgcgcgagcctgactcgcacttggccggttttttatgtatGGCACGGTACAGCGATtactatgtaggatgacgcaaaGGTACTGCTCAGGTGCCGGCTGCCGTACCGCCAACGCAACGTATCGTGTGGCTTCGctctaaaataaaatcttgCGAAAATAAGTCCCCGCTAGCAGTGACACCACACCTCGCCCCAAACAGTTTTATTGCTCTGGCCGAAGGAAGTAATTTCGTAGGTCCGACTTTTAGTTTATAAGAAACTTCATTTTCCTCCGTACAGACATTTTTCtagactttttacttttttccccTCTTCCCCAATTAGACCGAGAGCCCGTGGCAAATTCTACAGATATGCTTGATATTTTTCTCTTCACCAACAACCCATCTCGACGCTAACACTAACTACATTggtatatacttacatataacattacatatttatatctataactagcttatgtcgtagacttcgtcggcgtggactacataagtttcacccccctattttactctcttagggattgaattttcaaaaatcctttcttagcggatgcctacgtcataatagctacctgcatgccaaattttaggccaatccgtccagtagtttgagctgtgcgttgatagatcagtcagtcagtcattcaccttttccttttatatatttagactagctgattgTCGCAACTTTTTCCGCGtagagtacacaaatttcaaaccccaatttcacccccttaggggttgaatttttaaaaatcatttcttagcggatgcctacgtcataaaagctatctgcatgcccaacagcccaatcggtccagtagtttgagctgtgcgttgatgattCACCATGGAACGAggagtcatcttttccttttatatatttagacttcctCAAAATGGCCACCTGCTCTCGGCGCAATCTAGGTGTTACTCCGCTAACTCGGCGTTTTTAACTGAGTTTggtttgaaaattgtataaAACAAATTTAGTTTTAACAAGTTTTCAGAAAACTCCTGTTTTCACCGGATGCAATTTTGCGTTACCAATTGGGGGtattttgttcttcttcttattCGCTCAACTATTTCGTTTTTGTTGATATTTTGTTTGTAGGAGTTGCTAGAGGGGGTACAAAGTGAAAATGGCAGTTTAAGATTTGATTTTTACAATAGTAGATCAAGTTTCACCTACCCgaaaaaaaacatataaatattACACCATAATGTCAAGAGACTGGATACGTAAAAACATAAAAGAATgaaattttatcgataaaaaaaattcacgAAGTTACGTCTAATTTTCGactaatttcaatttatttttaatgtaatacaTATTACAGagctaaaattttaatatgtaatTTCAATTAATATTACCAAGGGCTCACCTaagcgatttaaaaaaataatctatATTTTAAGAGATAATAAATAAGAGATTTTTGGCGTTTACTACATTCCTATTCCGCGCAAAACGCGATCGTCTGTCGCACCTGACACGAGGCTTTggtcatattttttttcatcaactAGTCGCGATCCCTCCATTGAGACGAGAAGACTGCATTTCTGTGCTCGAGCGCcgataaattattttgttttgtattttttagatATAGCGTGTACATATAAAATTGAGATTGTGTGTTTTCATATATAGCGTGTATATaaattagagattgtgtattttttaaattatttggctGTGTAATAAGGACCTAGAAAAGatggcaaataaaaaaaacaaaataaaacgcAGTAAAAGAGAACATAAGAAGTTTAAAATTCAAGTGATGGCTAATTGTCGGAGGTAAGCATttctttgaattttttatacttaatcacttaaatatttatttacttttgataggtaaataaattattaagttgAAGTGTACTATCGCTTTAAAATATCGACCTTTACTCTTTGACTTTAGAGCGCAGTATTCAATGTGCTGAGTGCTAAAGCAATGACGGCACGGGTAGTATATGCAAAAAAGTGCGatggtttttaataataatagtttttctttatttttatatgaccAGTATTGCGTGCAGTTGTTGCAATTACAATGTATGTATCAATAGTGTATTTACGGCTCTAGGTCAACTTCATTGCACAGGTTTTCAtagaatcaataatttaaaaaatctatgctatttagaaattctttggcATTGGACCGAATTCTTTCAAAATCGATATCTGAATGTTGCGGTTATcatgaaaaaaccggtcaagtgcgtgtcgggcCACACGCGCATTCCGTAGTGCGCCATATCGCCAATCATCGCCAAATTACAGCTTTCTAGTAACCAagagaatctaaatatataaaaggaaaaggtgactggctgactgactgactgattgactgattgactgatcaaTAAAcgaacaactcaaactactggacggatcgagctgaaatttggcatgcagatagctattgacgtaggcatccgcaaatCTGGGGTTCCTTTTGATCGTAataagattttgattttgactttgctaTTTGAACCGCATTCTCGCAAAACGATATCTGGGTTCCCGAGTAGTAATTAAAAAGGAAATTGTAGCCAAAATTTAAAAAGTGGATTTAAAACTAGTTACTATTGATTcgaattatttaaaattgataTCGGAAGGTATTTTTGACCATAAATATATTGAAGAAATGACCTACTTACCGTCCTTATATGACAATGTACtattatattacactagcttatgcaggcgacttcatccgcgtggactacacaactttcaaacccctatttcacccccttaggggttgaattttcaagatccgttcttagtggatgcctacgtcataatagctatctacatgccaaatttcagcccgattcgtccagtagtttgagctgtgcgttgatagatcagtcaatcagtcagtcagtcaccttttccttttatatatttagattgtaaaaataaatgtaggaTGGAATTATGGTCATAGTTCGTATAGTAAAATACTTAtgattaacaataattaatttctgTTTCAGAGTTGTTTCAGCACATAAAAATAGACCACAAGCTAATGAATTGGATATGACTGAAATCGTAAACGAGAGTCCCTCAAATGTGTAAGTTCAGTACAACTTGTCAATTTagacaacaataaaaaaatactttattttaaagaacGGTCAAATTATCACTTGGTGAtgtaatttgatttttttagcaattttttttttaatttaatattattatctttttcaGACCTACGATTGGAGTTTTAGAGAATGTTGGGGTTTCGGAAGATGATCCAAAAAGTGACGAATATCTTGCAGCAGAACGGTATGTTTTGAaatatgtatgtgtatgtaAAATATCTCACAAATTAAAATTCATCCTAGGTTTAAtgctttactttttttttaatttcagtaACATCAAACATCGAGtgtacaaaaggaaaaaggcagttttaaaaaaaaaggagaCTAAAGAATCAACAAATGAAAATATATGCGACGCTAGTGAACGTCTTATAATAGATAAAATGTACTTCTTTgaacaacttaaaaaaatttcaaaccatgCACCTCAATTTGGCTGTAACTTATCGAATCTAAATATCACGGGAGAGACAAAAATAGGGCTTTATTCCAAACTAAAACTTTCTTGCGAGATGTGCAATGccaaatttattataaatacatcAGATCCACACCCAGCTGAAAACTTAGACATAAATACAGCTGCGGTTTCCGGAATCTCAAACGCTGGTATCGGTTTGGAGCAATTCCAAGGGTTGTGTACAGCAATGAATCTTCCCACAATGACACAACAAATGTTTGATAAAAAACACGTTATCGTTTGTGAGCAATGGGAAAAAACTGCTCATCAGACTATGGCAGCTGCAGCGGAACGAGAAAGACGGGCTGCAATAGAAGAAGGCAGAGTCTTAGATGGTATAGCAGTCATTGATGTAATTGCTGATGCCTGCTGGTCTAAGCGCTCATACAAAAGTAATTATGCGGCACTTTCTGGAGCAGCTGCCATAGTTGGTAGGAAATTCGGAGAAGTTCTTTTCCTAGGTGTGAAAAACAAATACTGCTGTATTTGTGATCGTGCAGCGAATAAAGGATTGACGCCAAAAAAGCATGCATGTTACAAAAACTACAAGGGTCCTTCCTCTGGCATGGAGGCAGAAATTATAGCAGAGGGATTCCGGAATTCGATAGATATGTATAACCTCATATATGGACGAGTTATCGCAGATGGAGATTCCAGCACCTACTCAAAGATCCTGGAAGAAAGACCGTATAAAGGCATAACGGTAGAAAAAATAGAATGCCGAAACCATATTCTCCGTAATATGTGCAATAAATTAGTAGCAGTTAGTAAAGACACAAAATACCCATTACAAATGAGAAAAATGCTCACCACCCAAAGGATACTCGCAATCAGAAAAGTGATTTGTTTGGCAATAAAAAAGCACAAAAACGATAACGCTGAATTAGGAGTGCGAATAAATAGCCTCTACGCCGATATTTCAAATGCATATAATCACGCATTTGGACATCACGCCGAGTGTGAAGGTCACTACTGCAGTAGTGAGAAAAAAAGTGATGATCTTGTGCCAAAAGTAAACAACTCGACATTTTGGTTCAAAATCCAATATATTGTAGGCATAGTTGCCACACACTCAAGAAGtttaataaatgattttgaCAGTAATGCCGTGGAACAGTTTAATAGTATAATTGCTAAATTTGTTGGCGGCAAAAGAACTAATTTAATACAGCGACAAACGTATCAGTCTAGGTGTGCAGCTGCTGTTGTGGCATATAACACGAAAAGGCCATTGTACAATGtacaaaaatctattttaggcAAGAGccctaaatcaaaaactaaggcTTTTGAAGAAAAAAGGATTCAAAGAAATAAGTTACgacgaattttcaaaagttgtaAGAAATTATGTTTTACTAAAAAACCGACACTGACAAAAGACAAAAATTATGGAACTGACAGCTGCCAGAAACCTGACATGGAAGAAGATATTTACGAGATGGCGAAACGAAGTTTCTTAAGAAATTTGGAAAAAACTGAGACGGAAAGATCAAAAATAGAAAGAGCTACTATCCTACAAAGAGATAGTAGTGAATGGTTAGAGCTCCGCAGAAATCTATTGACAGCATCCAACTTCGGGAAGGTGATCAAACGTCGGCCGGCTACCAGCGCAAGTATCGTCAAAACTTTACTGTACAAGAGCAATATATCACACGTCATTTCAATAAAACATGGTATAGATAATGAAGCTATTGCTCTCAACCAGCTTGCAACACAAGAAGGGGTGCAAATAAGTCCATGTGGGCTATTCATAGATAGTCAAATACCATTCTTAGCAGCTACTCCTGATGGCCTGGTTGGAAATGATACTATCGTAGAGATAAAATGTCCACTATCTGCGTTCAAAATGCCTATCAGGGAAGCTGTTgagaaaaaaaagattaaatttTGGCACATGAAAGATAACACTATGGTCATCAACAAAAATGATTCGTGGTATTATCAAGTACAAGGACAACTTCATATAACTAAAAGAAAGCTGTGTCTTTTTGCAGTATGGTGTGGTGAAAATCAAATGCTGACCGTTGAAAAAATCTTGCGCGATGACGACTTTTGGGAAAAAAAAATGGTTGGTAAGCTTACGGAATTTTACATAGAACATATATTGCCTGAATTAATTGACCCACGCCAAACAAGAAACATGGCACTGAGACAACCAATCATTTCCAAAAAACGTCCACATGAACAATCAACTGAAGCTGGACCCTCAAAAAAACCTACATTAACGCCCTCCAAATTGGAAGACTCCTATTCTATAGATTTAGCTACTGCTGGACCCTCCAATATAAAGCAAAAAGTGTTGTCGATTGCAGAATATTGATAAACACATATTATGACGAAGTAGGCACTAGGCACGGTCACCTGTAAAGCGATCACAAATACAGCAGTATTTGTTTTTCACACCTAGGAAAAGAACTTCTCCGAATTTCCCACCGACTATAGCAGCTGCTCCAGAAAGTGCCGCATAATTACTTTTGTATGAGCGCTTAGACCAGCAGGCATCAGCAATTACATCAATGACTGCTATACCATCTAAGACTCTGCCTTCTTCTATTGCAGCCCATCTTTCTCGTTCCGCTGCAACTGCCATAGTCTGATGAGCAGTTTTTTCCCATTGCTCACAAACGATAACGTGTTTTTTATCAAACATTTGTTGTGTCATTGTGGGAAGATTCATTGCTGTACACAACCCTTGGAATTGCTCCAAACCAATACCAGCGTTTGTGATTCCGGAAACCGCAGCTGTATTTATGTCTACTTTTAGCATATCATTATTTGTCATTAAATTAATGCCATTGATCGTCTTGGTATTGGGCAGTGTGAATTTAACACACTTGGGTTTCcttgcatttaaaagtaaattgttaACAGTAAACCAGCGAGTGACCTGCGATATGGAATTAtttacatcgtcaaaattgttcttatttctatcgattttaaaaattaaagacgTACCATC
Protein-coding sequences here:
- the LOC138404045 gene encoding uncharacterized protein, whose protein sequence is MANKKNKIKRSKREHKKFKIQVMANCRRVVSAHKNRPQANELDMTEIVNESPSNVPTIGVLENVGVSEDDPKSDEYLAAERNIKHRVYKRKKAVLKKKETKESTNENICDASERLIIDKMYFFEQLKKISNHAPQFGCNLSNLNITGETKIGLYSKLKLSCEMCNAKFIINTSDPHPAENLDINTAAVSGISNAGIGLEQFQGLCTAMNLPTMTQQMFDKKHVIVCEQWEKTAHQTMAAAAERERRAAIEEGRVLDGIAVIDVIADACWSKRSYKSNYAALSGAAAIVGRKFGEVLFLGVKNKYCCICDRAANKGLTPKKHACYKNYKGPSSGMEAEIIAEGFRNSIDMYNLIYGRVIADGDSSTYSKILEERPYKGITVEKIECRNHILRNMCNKLVAVSKDTKYPLQMRKMLTTQRILAIRKVICLAIKKHKNDNAELGVRINSLYADISNAYNHAFGHHAECEGHYCSSEKKSDDLVPKVNNSTFWFKIQYIVGIVATHSRSLINDFDSNAVEQFNSIIAKFVGGKRTNLIQRQTYQSRCAAAVVAYNTKRPLYNVQKSILGKSPKSKTKAFEEKRIQRNKLRRIFKSCKKLCFTKKPTLTKDKNYGTDSCQKPDMEEDIYEMAKRSFLRNLEKTETERSKIERATILQRDSSEWLELRRNLLTASNFGKVIKRRPATSASIVKTLLYKSNISHVISIKHGIDNEAIALNQLATQEGVQISPCGLFIDSQIPFLAATPDGLVGNDTIVEIKCPLSAFKMPIREAVEKKKIKFWHMKDNTMVINKNDSWYYQVQGQLHITKRKLCLFAVWCGENQMLTVEKILRDDDFWEKKMVGKLTEFYIEHILPELIDPRQTRNMALRQPIISKKRPHEQSTEAGPSKKPTLTPSKLEDSYSIDLATAGPSNIKQKVLSIAEY